Proteins from a single region of Gossypium arboreum isolate Shixiya-1 chromosome 1, ASM2569848v2, whole genome shotgun sequence:
- the LOC128293102 gene encoding uncharacterized protein LOC128293102: MATRQQALEEQVAMLSLSVQKTTKGDSEKNNEEQGSNEGKKRNSDSQHGGAMVPRYSKMEFPTYDRVGDPLGWLKRCEIFFGNQRTNEEDKVGLASFHLLGEAQLWFDQIEEEEANLDWERFRECCHIRFGPPMSNNPLGELANLRQTGTVEEYQRQFQSLLARTIDLKPRQQVNLFFWIGRGT; this comes from the coding sequence ATGGCTACAAGGCAACAAGCATTAGAGGAGCAGGTGGCGATGTTATCTCTTTCGGTCCAAAAGACAACGAAAGGGGATTCAGAAAAAAATAATGAAGAACAAGGCAGCAATGAAGGCAAGAAAAGAAATTCAGATTCGCAACACGGTGGGGCCATGGTGCCACGATACTCTAAGATGGAATTTCCCACTTATGATAGGGTTGGAGATCCTTTAGGATGGTTAAAAAGATGCGAAATTTTTTTTGGCAATCAACGGACCAACGAAGAAGACAAAGTCGGCCTAGCTTCATTCCATCTTTTAGGAGAGGCACAATTATGGTTTGATCAAATCGAAGAAGAGGAGGCAAATCTGGATTGGGAACGCTTCAGAGAGTGTTGTCATATCAGGTTTGGGCCACCTATGAGTAATAACCCCTTGGGGGAACTTGCAAACTTGAGACAAACTGGGACGGTAGAAGAATATCAACGCCAATTTCAATCACTACTTGCTAGGACTATCGATCTTAAACCTCGACAACAAGTAAACCTTTTCTTCTGGATTGGTAGAGGAACTTAG